A genomic stretch from Telopea speciosissima isolate NSW1024214 ecotype Mountain lineage chromosome 7, Tspe_v1, whole genome shotgun sequence includes:
- the LOC122669094 gene encoding putative 12-oxophytodienoate reductase 11 isoform X13, which produces MGASKTEVESTVREGEAEKNHLMAGGEVDPIPLLSPYKMGKFLLSHRVVLAPLARMRSFNNIPQPHAIVYYSQRTTKGGLLISEATGVSDTAQGHLHSPGIWTKEQVEAWKPIVDSVHAKGGVFFCQIWHAGRVSTSDLQPNGQAPISSTDKPPKLLVLSSDADVTEFTPPRRLKTHEIPQIVNDFRFAARNAIEAGFDGVEIHGAHGFLLDQFMKDQVNDRTDEYGGSLQNRCRFPLEVVEAIVTEIGADKVGIRLSPFADYKSSGDSNPEALGLYMAESLNRYRILYCHMIEPRMITVGEKSETPHSLLPMRRAFNGTFIAAGGYDREDGNRAIAINYSDLVAYGRLFLANPDLPRRFELNASLNKHNRATFYLPDPVIGYTDYPFLDSMTLNSET; this is translated from the exons atgggtGCAAGCAAAACAGAGGTGGAATCAACtgtgagagaaggagaagcTGAGAAGAATCACCTGATGGCTGGTGGTGAAGTCGATCCTATACCTCTTCTCAGTCCATACAAGATGGGAAAGTTTCTACTTTCTCACAG AGTGGTTTTGGCACCATTGGCAAGAATGAGGTCTTTCAACAACATCCCTCAACCACATGCTATAGTATATTACTCTCAAAGAACCACCAAAGGGGGGTTGCTCATAAGTGAAGCCACAGGTGTTTCTGATACTGCTCAAGG ACACCTGCATAGTCCCGGTATTTGGACAAAAGAGCAGGTAGAAGCCTGGAAACCTATAGTGGATTCTGTTCATGCAAAGGGTGGTGTCTTCTTTTGCCAGATTTGGCATGCAGGAAGAGTGTCTACTTCTG ATCTTCAGCCAAATGGGCAGGCTCCCATCTCATCCACAGACAAACCGCCAAAGCTACTTGTTCTCTCCAGTGATGCTGATGTAACAGAGTTCACACCTCCAAGACGGTTAAAGACACATGAAATCCCTCAAATCGTCAATGATTTCAGATTTGCTGCTAGAAATGCAATAGAAGCTG GCTTTGATGGAGTTGAGATCCATGGGGCTCATGGATTCCTACTTGATCAGTTCATGAAAGACCAAGTAAATGACCGAACAGATGAATATGGTGGGAGCTTACAAAATCGTTGTCGCTTCCCTCTAGAAGTAGTTGAGGCTATTGTCACTGAGATTGGAGCTGATAAAGTTGGGATTAGGCTCTCACCTTTTGCTGATTATAAGAGTTCTGGAGACTCAAACCCGGAAGCTCTTGGCCTTTACATGGCTGAATCCCTTAACAGATACAGGATTCTCTATTGCCACATGATAGAGCCAAGGATGATTACAGTTGGGGAAAAGTCTGAAACTCCCCATAGTCTTCTACCCATGAGAAGGGCTTTCAATGGCACTTTTATTGCAGCTGGAGGCTATGATAGGGAAGATGGGAACAGAGCAATTGCTATCAACTACTCAGATCTTGTGGCTTATGGTCGCTTGTTCTTGGCCAATCCAGATTTGCCAAGGAGGTTTGAGCTTAATGCTTCTCTTAACAAGCACAATAGAGCAACATTCTACCTACCTGATCCTGTAATAGGTTACACTGACTATCCATTTCTTGATTCCATGACTCTAAATTCAGAAACTTAA